One part of the Anaerolineales bacterium genome encodes these proteins:
- the ligA gene encoding NAD-dependent DNA ligase LigA, whose protein sequence is MTDAALKAQLEELRTSLNEHNYRYHVLDQPSISDAEYDKLLNQLRTIETEHPEWITPDSPTQRAGAEPSPKFAKVAHPAPILSLGNAFDEADLRAWVERISRLDERVRKASFVAEPKLDGLSVVLHYKDGLFVQGATRGNGDVGEDVTANLRTLRKLPLRIPAAAGGPKPPADLFVRGEVFFFKKDFEALNKRQSESGERIYQTARNTAAGTLRQLDPSITASRALTFYVYNIIAAEGKLPTTQWETLQYLQDLGFPTAPESVLCKDLEDVVAAYKQWEAGRDALPYEVDGMVVKLNDLALYNDLGVVGKDPRGSIAYKFPALEVTTQLLDIGVNVGRTGVLTPYAMLEPVEIGGVIVKQATLHNFDFIAEKDIRVGDRVLVKRAGDVIPYVIGPVLSERKKSARKYKPPKVCPVCGEPVETVEDEVAWYCVNAACPEQIIRNVEHFVAVLDVVGMGEKIVAQLNAAGLVKDVADLFSLSREDLLSLEGFADKKADNLIASIEAARTRSLHLLILALGIRGVGWVMAGALAAKYRDLDELAKASTQDIDDIEGIGPSIAEAITDWFAQSSNQAVLKKLKKAGVWPRSEPRKAPSGPQPFAGLTFVVTGTLPTFSRKDAQNFIEERGGKVAGSVSKKTSYLVVGEDAGSKLDKARELGVPTLDEDALKQLAEK, encoded by the coding sequence ATGACAGACGCCGCGCTCAAAGCCCAACTTGAAGAGCTGCGCACAAGCCTCAACGAGCACAACTATCGCTATCACGTGCTCGACCAGCCCTCCATCTCAGACGCTGAATACGATAAGCTGCTCAATCAGCTGCGCACCATCGAGACCGAGCATCCCGAGTGGATCACGCCTGATTCGCCCACCCAGCGCGCCGGCGCGGAGCCGTCCCCCAAATTTGCCAAAGTAGCCCACCCGGCGCCCATCCTCAGCCTCGGTAACGCCTTTGACGAGGCCGACCTGCGCGCCTGGGTCGAGCGCATCAGCCGCCTGGATGAGCGCGTGCGCAAAGCCAGCTTTGTGGCCGAACCCAAGCTTGATGGCCTCAGCGTGGTCCTGCACTATAAAGATGGCCTCTTCGTCCAAGGCGCCACGCGTGGCAATGGCGATGTAGGCGAGGATGTGACCGCCAACTTGCGCACCCTGCGCAAGCTGCCGCTGCGCATCCCGGCTGCGGCCGGCGGCCCCAAGCCGCCCGCTGACCTGTTCGTGCGCGGCGAAGTCTTTTTCTTCAAAAAAGACTTTGAGGCACTCAACAAGCGCCAATCCGAGAGCGGCGAGCGCATCTACCAGACCGCCCGCAACACGGCCGCCGGCACCCTGCGCCAGCTCGACCCGAGCATCACCGCCTCGCGCGCCCTTACGTTCTACGTCTACAACATCATCGCCGCCGAAGGCAAGCTGCCTACGACCCAGTGGGAAACTTTGCAATATCTGCAGGACCTCGGCTTCCCCACTGCGCCCGAATCGGTGCTGTGCAAAGACCTCGAAGACGTGGTGGCCGCCTACAAGCAGTGGGAAGCCGGCCGCGATGCGCTGCCCTATGAAGTCGACGGCATGGTGGTCAAGCTCAATGACCTCGCCCTATACAACGACCTCGGCGTGGTGGGCAAAGACCCGCGCGGCTCGATCGCTTATAAGTTTCCCGCGCTCGAAGTCACCACCCAGCTGCTCGATATCGGCGTCAATGTGGGACGTACCGGTGTCCTCACCCCGTACGCCATGCTGGAGCCGGTCGAGATCGGCGGCGTCATCGTCAAACAGGCAACCTTGCACAACTTTGACTTCATTGCTGAGAAGGACATTCGCGTCGGCGACCGCGTGCTGGTCAAGCGCGCCGGCGATGTGATTCCTTATGTCATCGGCCCGGTGCTCTCCGAGCGCAAGAAAAGCGCCAGGAAATATAAACCACCCAAGGTCTGCCCTGTGTGCGGTGAGCCGGTCGAAACGGTTGAAGACGAAGTGGCCTGGTATTGCGTCAATGCGGCCTGCCCGGAGCAGATCATACGCAATGTGGAGCACTTTGTAGCGGTGCTGGATGTGGTGGGTATGGGTGAGAAGATCGTCGCCCAGCTCAACGCAGCCGGCCTGGTCAAAGACGTGGCCGACCTGTTCTCGCTGAGCCGTGAAGACCTGCTCAGCCTGGAAGGCTTTGCCGACAAGAAGGCCGATAATCTCATCGCCTCCATCGAGGCCGCCCGTACCCGCTCGCTGCATTTGCTCATCCTCGCCCTTGGCATCCGCGGGGTGGGCTGGGTGATGGCCGGCGCGCTGGCCGCCAAGTACCGCGACCTGGACGAGCTGGCAAAAGCCAGCACGCAGGACATTGACGATATCGAGGGCATCGGCCCCAGCATTGCCGAAGCCATTACGGACTGGTTTGCCCAGTCCAGCAATCAGGCTGTGCTCAAGAAGCTCAAGAAGGCCGGCGTGTGGCCGCGCAGCGAGCCGCGCAAGGCGCCCAGTGGGCCGCAACCCTTTGCCGGGCTCACTTTCGTGGTCACCGGCACGCTGCCCACCTTCAGTCGCAAGGACGCCCAGAATTTTATTGAAGAGCGTGGCGGTAAGGTGGCCGGCTCCGTTAGCAAGAAGACCAGTTACCTGGTCGTGGGTGAAGATGCCGGCTCTAAGCTGGATAAAGCGCGCGAGCTAGGCGTGCCCACCCTGGATGAAGATGCACTCAAGCAGTTGGCCGAGAAATAG
- a CDS encoding aminotransferase class I/II-fold pyridoxal phosphate-dependent enzyme: MTSPRIEDAISKRIDAMSERIRLLQEAGLYYYNQPITEMMDESKVLVRGRVMQMFASYSYLGLIGHPRINEAAKAAIDRYGTGTHGVRTLAGTLDIHNELEETISSFKNAEAAITYTSGYATNLTVVSTLLGRHDYVFSDRLNHASIVDGCMMSGAKFVRFKHRDINDLEKALEEAPASAAKLIIADSVFSMDGDIIDLPRLVEAARKHHAWLMIDEAHSIGVLGKTGRGIEEHFGMEDVIDIKMGTLSKTIPSVGGYVAGRADMINFLRHTSRAYIFSAALPPAQAAAANEAFKVILDEPWRIEKLTANGTQFIKGLQSRGFDTMDTETAIVPVLCKDDDLAYALTRDVQERDIFVLPVVSPAVEQGKARLRATVTTAHKTEDIERAMDIIAEEGKKLGILK; this comes from the coding sequence ATGACATCTCCACGCATCGAAGACGCAATAAGCAAGCGCATTGACGCCATGTCGGAGCGCATCCGTCTCCTCCAGGAGGCGGGTCTGTATTACTACAACCAGCCTATCACTGAAATGATGGATGAATCCAAGGTGCTGGTGCGCGGCCGCGTCATGCAAATGTTCGCCTCGTACAGTTACCTGGGCCTCATCGGCCACCCGCGCATCAACGAGGCCGCCAAGGCCGCCATTGACCGCTACGGCACCGGCACGCACGGTGTGCGCACCCTGGCCGGCACGCTGGATATCCACAACGAGCTCGAAGAGACGATCTCCAGCTTCAAGAACGCCGAAGCCGCCATCACCTACACCTCCGGCTATGCCACCAACCTAACCGTGGTGTCCACGCTGCTGGGCCGCCACGACTATGTGTTCTCCGACCGCCTGAACCATGCCAGCATCGTAGACGGCTGCATGATGTCCGGCGCCAAGTTCGTTCGCTTCAAGCATCGTGATATCAATGACCTTGAGAAAGCGCTGGAAGAGGCGCCGGCCTCTGCCGCCAAGCTGATCATTGCCGACTCCGTCTTCAGCATGGATGGTGACATCATTGACCTGCCGCGCTTGGTTGAGGCGGCTCGCAAGCACCATGCCTGGCTGATGATCGACGAGGCCCACTCCATCGGTGTGCTGGGCAAGACCGGCCGCGGCATTGAAGAGCACTTTGGCATGGAAGACGTCATCGACATCAAGATGGGCACCCTCAGCAAGACCATCCCCTCGGTGGGCGGGTATGTGGCCGGCCGCGCCGATATGATCAACTTCCTGCGCCACACCAGCCGCGCCTACATCTTCTCGGCGGCCTTGCCGCCGGCCCAGGCGGCCGCCGCCAACGAGGCTTTCAAGGTGATCCTGGATGAGCCCTGGCGTATTGAGAAGCTGACCGCCAACGGTACCCAGTTCATCAAAGGCTTGCAGAGCCGCGGATTTGACACGATGGACACCGAAACCGCCATCGTGCCGGTGCTGTGCAAGGACGATGACCTGGCCTATGCGCTGACACGCGATGTACAGGAGCGCGATATCTTCGTGCTGCCGGTGGTTTCCCCGGCGGTGGAGCAGGGCAAGGCCCGCCTGCGCGCCACCGTCACCACTGCCCACAAGACTGAGGATATCGAGCGCGCTATGGACATCATTGCCGAAGAAGGCAAAAAGCTCGGCATTTTGAAGTAG
- a CDS encoding APC family permease: MKDNTDKKLAEIARQDDRISYKKVGHIPKRGIWHWFFGRPLASADAPHQTIGKAVGLAVFASDALSSTAYATQEILVILALAGMGALSLSVPLSIAIVILLIIVTISYEQTIHAYPNGGGAYIVARENLGEYPALAAGAALLMDYILTVAVSMSSGVAQLVSAVPDLLPYQVPIAVGMVMFIMLINLRGVRESGVIFSIPTYFFVGMIFITLGFGISKYLTGSLHTVTNPPEMELIGPASGLTVFLVLRAFANGTAALTGIEAISNGITAFKEPRSHNAGITLMWMAGILSTFFLGITFISHNIGAVPSEVETVISQMARTVFEGRNAAYLLVLGATTTILIMAANTAFADFPRLGALIAGDGFLPRQLSFRGSRLVYSRGIVLLALVASALIVVFQARVSLLIPLYAIGVFLSFTLSQSGMALHWWRASKMKGKKPGRAKQKPLQAHAQPLTFDANWLPKMIVNGFGALCTGIVMIVFAVTKFQDGAWLVLVLLPILMAAFMAVHSHYKDLANRLTLEGFKVPGPIKRQKVIMPISGVHRGTLNALRYAKSLSKDVTVLHVAVDAEAGEKVLLKWQKWAPDDNLVVLGSPYRLLLEPILRYVKNAADNRKPNEIVTVVVPEFLPRVWWHSWLHTRAAQLLRMRLLFTDGVVVVEVPYVVD, encoded by the coding sequence ATGAAAGACAACACGGATAAGAAGTTGGCCGAGATCGCCCGCCAGGACGATCGCATCTCCTACAAGAAAGTCGGTCATATCCCTAAACGAGGAATTTGGCATTGGTTCTTTGGACGGCCGTTAGCTTCGGCGGATGCGCCACATCAAACCATCGGCAAGGCGGTGGGTCTGGCGGTCTTCGCGTCTGATGCGCTGTCGTCCACTGCGTACGCCACGCAGGAGATCCTGGTAATCCTTGCCCTGGCGGGCATGGGCGCGCTCAGCTTGTCTGTGCCGCTTTCCATTGCAATCGTGATCCTGCTCATCATCGTCACGATCTCGTACGAGCAGACCATTCACGCCTACCCCAATGGCGGTGGCGCGTACATCGTGGCCCGCGAGAACCTGGGCGAATACCCGGCCCTCGCCGCCGGTGCCGCGTTGCTGATGGACTACATCCTCACGGTTGCAGTGAGTATGTCATCTGGAGTGGCTCAGTTGGTTTCTGCGGTTCCAGACTTGTTGCCTTATCAGGTGCCAATTGCGGTCGGTATGGTGATGTTCATCATGCTCATCAACCTGCGCGGCGTGCGTGAGTCGGGCGTCATTTTCTCGATTCCCACGTATTTCTTTGTCGGCATGATCTTTATTACACTCGGCTTTGGCATCAGCAAGTATCTTACGGGTAGTTTACACACAGTCACCAACCCGCCGGAGATGGAACTGATCGGCCCGGCTTCAGGCCTGACGGTGTTCCTGGTGCTGCGCGCCTTTGCAAACGGCACGGCCGCGCTCACCGGCATTGAGGCCATTTCCAACGGCATCACCGCCTTCAAAGAACCGCGCAGCCATAATGCGGGTATCACCCTGATGTGGATGGCGGGTATTCTGAGTACTTTTTTTCTAGGCATCACTTTCATTAGCCACAACATTGGCGCAGTACCTTCTGAAGTGGAGACAGTCATCTCACAGATGGCACGCACGGTTTTCGAAGGGCGCAACGCCGCGTATCTGCTGGTTTTGGGCGCAACGACTACGATCTTGATTATGGCGGCCAACACGGCCTTTGCAGACTTCCCGCGGCTGGGCGCCCTGATTGCCGGTGACGGCTTTCTGCCGCGTCAGCTCAGCTTCCGTGGCAGCCGCCTGGTGTACTCACGCGGCATTGTGCTGCTGGCTCTGGTAGCTTCGGCTTTGATCGTAGTCTTCCAGGCACGTGTATCTTTGTTGATCCCGCTGTACGCGATCGGCGTGTTTCTTTCGTTCACTCTTTCGCAGTCGGGCATGGCGTTGCACTGGTGGCGCGCCAGCAAGATGAAAGGCAAGAAACCGGGCCGTGCCAAGCAGAAGCCGTTGCAGGCTCATGCGCAGCCGCTGACCTTTGATGCCAACTGGTTGCCGAAAATGATCGTGAACGGCTTCGGCGCATTGTGCACCGGCATCGTGATGATTGTGTTTGCGGTTACGAAGTTTCAGGATGGCGCCTGGCTTGTGCTGGTCTTGCTGCCCATTCTTATGGCGGCTTTTATGGCCGTGCACAGCCACTACAAAGATCTGGCTAACCGCCTGACTCTGGAAGGCTTCAAGGTGCCTGGCCCGATCAAGCGCCAGAAGGTGATCATGCCCATCTCCGGCGTGCACCGCGGCACGCTGAATGCGTTGCGCTATGCCAAATCGCTCAGCAAGGATGTGACCGTGCTGCATGTGGCGGTGGATGCCGAGGCGGGCGAGAAGGTGCTGCTGAAGTGGCAAAAATGGGCGCCGGATGACAATCTGGTGGTGCTGGGTTCGCCGTATCGTTTGCTGCTGGAGCCTATCCTGCGCTATGTCAAGAATGCCGCCGATAACCGCAAGCCTAATGAGATCGTGACAGTGGTGGTGCCGGAGTTTCTGCCGCGCGTGTGGTGGCATAGCTGGCTGCACACGCGGGCAGCCCAGCTGCTACGCATGCGCCTGCTATTCACCGACGGCGTAGTGGTGGTTGAAGTCCCCTACGTAGTTGACTGA
- a CDS encoding dienelactone hydrolase family protein: MLADLQDVNIDGWTLKVRQPTGEGPHPVILLIHGWTGDEHSMWVFAPRLPKNALLIAPRAPYPSNHPEIAGYSWVQERADGFSSLELFAPAVTAFEGLLAALPAHFPQGDFARFGMAGFSQGSAFSVAYATQNAARVERLAMLAGFLPEASEATLPAFSGLPVFIAHGTQDQTVPVERAHAARQQLAAAGAQVRYCESEVGHKLGANCVAELADFFT, encoded by the coding sequence ATGCTCGCAGACTTGCAAGACGTGAACATTGACGGCTGGACTCTCAAGGTGCGCCAGCCCACAGGAGAGGGGCCGCACCCCGTCATCCTGCTCATCCACGGCTGGACCGGTGACGAGCACTCCATGTGGGTGTTCGCCCCGCGCCTGCCCAAGAACGCCCTGCTCATCGCGCCACGCGCGCCGTATCCTTCAAACCATCCTGAGATCGCCGGCTACAGCTGGGTGCAGGAACGCGCCGATGGCTTCAGCTCGCTGGAGTTATTTGCTCCGGCCGTGACTGCCTTCGAAGGCCTGCTTGCGGCGCTGCCAGCCCACTTTCCCCAGGGTGACTTTGCCCGCTTTGGTATGGCTGGCTTCAGCCAAGGCTCTGCATTCAGCGTGGCGTACGCCACACAGAATGCTGCACGCGTAGAGCGGCTGGCCATGTTAGCCGGCTTCCTGCCGGAAGCCAGCGAGGCAACCCTGCCCGCGTTCAGCGGCCTGCCGGTCTTCATCGCCCACGGCACGCAAGATCAGACTGTGCCGGTAGAACGCGCCCACGCCGCCCGCCAGCAGTTGGCGGCCGCCGGGGCGCAGGTGCGCTACTGCGAGTCTGAGGTGGGGCACAAACTGGGGGCGAATTGTGTGGCGGAACTGGCTGATTTCTTTACATAG
- a CDS encoding proline--tRNA ligase — MKMSHMFGTTMRQAPAEAETKSHQLLVRAGFIRQLGAGIYSLMPMGKRSIDKIENIMRAEMNAIGGQELFMPVVHPADLWQETGRWYQIGDEMSRFKDRKDHDMVLAMTHEEVVADLARREVQSYKQLPMLVYHIQTKWRDDPRPRAGLIRVREFTMKDSYSLDADEAGLDVQYRAHYQAYFNIFRRAGLPVISVGADVGMMGGSLAHEYMYLTPVGEDTLVLCDACGYRANRQIARFRKEQPAAEEAAALEKVATPGVSTIESLANFLNLPKSKTAKAVFMTATFKGDEGDSQKLVFAVVRGDMEVNETKLTNAIKAAELRPAHEDEIRAIGAAPGYASPIGLQGALIVVDDLVESSPNLVAGANDEGFHYLNTNYGRDYKADTVADIVAVEEGFACANCGQPVRTSRGVEVGNIFKLGTRYSASLGANFLDAEGAERPVVMGSYGIGSGRMLACIAEEHNDDKGLIWPITTTPYEVHLVSLRGGEAIAAQLYEDLRAAGLDVLFDDRDESPGVKFNDADLIGLPIRLTVSERSLQAGGVEFKLRREADRSIVPQAEAVRATVDAVGTLLAEIDASITDVPFED; from the coding sequence ATGAAAATGAGCCACATGTTCGGCACCACCATGCGCCAGGCGCCCGCTGAAGCCGAAACCAAGAGCCACCAGCTGCTGGTGCGGGCTGGCTTCATCCGCCAGTTGGGCGCCGGCATCTACTCGCTCATGCCGATGGGCAAGCGCTCCATCGACAAGATCGAGAACATCATGCGCGCCGAGATGAACGCCATCGGCGGGCAGGAGCTGTTCATGCCTGTGGTGCATCCGGCCGACCTGTGGCAGGAGACCGGGCGCTGGTACCAGATCGGCGATGAGATGAGCCGCTTCAAGGACCGCAAGGATCATGACATGGTGCTGGCCATGACCCACGAAGAAGTCGTGGCTGACCTGGCGCGCCGCGAGGTGCAATCCTACAAACAGTTGCCCATGCTGGTGTATCACATCCAGACCAAGTGGCGTGATGATCCCCGCCCGCGCGCCGGTTTGATCCGTGTGCGCGAGTTCACCATGAAGGACAGTTACAGCCTGGATGCTGACGAGGCCGGGCTGGATGTGCAATACCGTGCTCACTATCAGGCCTACTTCAACATCTTCCGCCGCGCCGGCCTGCCGGTCATCAGCGTGGGCGCGGATGTGGGCATGATGGGGGGCAGCCTGGCGCACGAATACATGTACCTGACCCCGGTGGGCGAGGATACGCTGGTGCTGTGTGACGCGTGCGGCTACCGCGCCAACCGCCAGATCGCTCGCTTCCGCAAAGAGCAGCCTGCCGCCGAAGAAGCCGCCGCACTGGAGAAGGTGGCCACGCCGGGCGTTAGCACCATCGAGTCACTGGCGAATTTCCTCAACCTGCCCAAGAGCAAGACCGCCAAAGCGGTCTTCATGACCGCCACCTTCAAGGGCGACGAAGGCGACAGCCAGAAGCTGGTCTTCGCCGTGGTGCGCGGTGACATGGAGGTCAATGAGACCAAGCTGACCAATGCCATCAAAGCCGCCGAGCTGCGCCCGGCGCACGAGGACGAGATCCGCGCCATCGGAGCCGCGCCAGGCTACGCTTCGCCGATCGGCCTGCAGGGCGCGCTCATCGTCGTCGATGACCTGGTCGAGAGTTCACCCAACCTGGTGGCAGGCGCCAACGATGAGGGGTTCCACTACCTCAACACCAATTACGGCCGTGACTACAAGGCTGATACTGTGGCCGACATTGTGGCCGTGGAAGAGGGCTTTGCTTGCGCCAACTGCGGACAGCCCGTGCGTACCTCCCGCGGCGTAGAGGTCGGTAACATCTTCAAGCTCGGCACGCGCTATTCGGCCTCGCTTGGCGCCAACTTCCTGGACGCCGAAGGCGCCGAGCGCCCGGTGGTGATGGGCTCGTATGGCATCGGCTCCGGCCGCATGCTGGCCTGCATCGCCGAGGAGCACAATGATGACAAGGGTCTGATCTGGCCCATCACCACCACGCCTTACGAGGTGCATTTGGTGAGCCTGCGCGGCGGCGAAGCGATTGCTGCCCAGCTCTATGAGGATCTGCGCGCCGCTGGCCTGGATGTGCTGTTCGACGATCGTGACGAATCGCCCGGCGTTAAGTTCAATGATGCCGACCTCATCGGTTTGCCCATTCGCCTCACTGTCAGCGAGCGCTCGCTGCAGGCGGGCGGCGTGGAGTTCAAGCTGCGCCGTGAGGCTGACCGCAGCATCGTGCCGCAGGCCGAGGCCGTGCGCGCCACGGTGGATGCAGTCGGCACACTGCTCGCCGAGATTGACGCGAGCATCACCGACGTGCCCTTCGAGGACTAA
- a CDS encoding transposase produces the protein MRRKQIRIPDFDYSSPGAYFITVCVQDRRNLLSQILDAEISLKPPGNVVLQTWMSLPVHYPYVEVDEFVVMPNHIHGLVWIRDMQVNRVDVGAGFKPAPTRHGLSEIARGFKTFSSRKINELPTQDSKFAWQRGFYEHVIRDEKDLYDHRLYIQENPVKWQNDEYYG, from the coding sequence ATGAGACGAAAGCAAATACGAATTCCAGATTTTGATTACAGCTCTCCAGGTGCATATTTCATCACCGTTTGTGTACAGGATCGGCGCAACTTACTAAGTCAGATACTTGATGCTGAAATTAGTCTCAAGCCACCTGGGAATGTTGTTTTACAAACTTGGATGTCGCTACCTGTGCATTATCCATATGTAGAAGTTGATGAATTTGTAGTTATGCCAAATCATATTCATGGGTTAGTGTGGATTCGAGACATGCAAGTTAACCGTGTTGATGTAGGGGCGGGTTTCAAACCCGCCCCTACGCGCCACGGCTTAAGCGAAATTGCTCGAGGGTTCAAAACCTTCTCTTCCCGAAAGATTAATGAGCTTCCCACCCAGGATTCAAAATTTGCCTGGCAGCGCGGTTTCTATGAACATGTGATCCGCGACGAAAAAGACCTCTATGATCACCGCCTCTATATTCAAGAGAATCCGGTAAAGTGGCAAAACGATGAGTACTATGGCTAA
- a CDS encoding patatin-like phospholipase family protein, translated as MARHTAPVALALGGGGTKGIAHLGVLRAMERLGLRVEAIAGTSIGGLVGAVYATGRPLEQVIARVASMTQSGLFRRGKEIDNALLGLEGVAEVLLDLVGEKYFEELPIPLAVTAVDLNTGQEIVLNSGRVLDAVLATIALPGIFPPRVIGEHTLIDGGVSNPVPVSVARRLRPGLPVVASVLSAPPMAEKPLPVTNLLPPMPVLERLSQFRLARALTVFTQAMSINGRVLTEMRLDIEKPDVVLRPDVDHIGLLDPIDLEDFLARGEQAAADLKLGWGLRARSRVRAWLAGDRA; from the coding sequence GTGGCCAGGCATACTGCGCCAGTAGCCCTGGCGCTTGGGGGTGGAGGCACCAAGGGCATTGCCCACCTGGGCGTCTTGCGCGCCATGGAGCGGCTGGGCCTGCGCGTGGAGGCCATTGCCGGCACCAGCATTGGCGGCCTGGTCGGCGCAGTGTACGCCACCGGCCGCCCACTGGAGCAAGTGATCGCCCGCGTGGCCAGCATGACGCAGAGTGGCCTGTTTCGCCGCGGTAAGGAGATCGACAATGCCTTGCTCGGCCTGGAGGGCGTGGCCGAAGTCCTGCTGGACTTGGTTGGCGAGAAATACTTTGAAGAGCTGCCCATCCCGCTGGCAGTCACGGCCGTAGACCTCAATACTGGGCAGGAGATCGTGCTGAACAGCGGCCGCGTACTGGATGCAGTGCTGGCCACGATCGCGCTGCCCGGCATCTTCCCGCCGCGCGTCATCGGCGAGCACACGCTCATCGATGGCGGTGTCAGCAACCCCGTGCCGGTCAGCGTGGCCCGCCGCCTGCGCCCCGGCTTGCCTGTGGTCGCTTCGGTGCTGTCCGCTCCGCCTATGGCGGAGAAGCCGCTGCCGGTCACCAACCTGCTGCCGCCCATGCCGGTGCTCGAACGCCTCTCGCAGTTCCGCCTGGCGCGGGCGCTGACCGTGTTCACCCAGGCCATGAGCATCAATGGACGTGTGCTGACCGAGATGCGCTTGGATATCGAGAAGCCGGATGTTGTGCTGCGCCCGGATGTTGACCATATTGGCCTGCTGGACCCGATCGACCTAGAAGACTTCCTTGCCCGCGGCGAGCAGGCTGCCGCTGATCTGAAGCTAGGCTGGGGTCTGCGCGCCCGTTCACGGGTGCGCGCCTGGCTGGCTGGAGACCGCGCATGA
- a CDS encoding patatin-like phospholipase family protein has product MKQIALALGGGGARGGAHIGVLRALEREGVHVAALAGTSIGALVGALYLAGQSPDEIAVASAAMEHGRLFRRGRGEQADGFRGLAGMQTFLEGMLGERTIEELRAPYAATAVDLNTGAAVVLRTGRVVDAVLAAIAFPGVFPSRKLGEWALIDGAISTPLPIALARSLATPAGSLPVVAVSLSGRPLNAGQPISGNSDLTGLGGLRTLRRLRWVRALANFSRAFGITRKNLEDARIQLEQPDLVLYPAVRGISLLDRADVHELARRGEAAVAEALTQLHALFED; this is encoded by the coding sequence ATGAAGCAGATCGCCTTGGCATTGGGTGGGGGTGGGGCGCGCGGCGGTGCGCACATTGGCGTGCTACGCGCCCTGGAGCGCGAGGGCGTACACGTTGCCGCGCTGGCCGGCACCAGTATAGGCGCCCTGGTGGGCGCACTGTACCTGGCCGGCCAAAGCCCGGATGAGATCGCCGTAGCCTCAGCCGCCATGGAGCACGGGCGCCTGTTCCGCCGCGGCCGCGGCGAGCAGGCGGATGGCTTCCGTGGCCTGGCGGGCATGCAAACCTTCCTCGAGGGCATGCTGGGTGAGCGCACCATTGAAGAGTTGCGCGCCCCGTATGCTGCCACCGCGGTTGACCTCAATACCGGCGCGGCAGTGGTGCTGCGCACTGGCCGCGTGGTGGATGCCGTGCTGGCCGCCATTGCCTTCCCAGGCGTGTTCCCTTCCCGCAAGTTGGGCGAATGGGCGCTGATAGATGGCGCCATCAGCACGCCGCTTCCGATCGCGCTGGCGCGCAGCTTGGCCACCCCTGCGGGTAGCCTGCCAGTGGTGGCCGTCTCGCTGTCCGGCCGGCCGCTGAACGCCGGCCAGCCCATCTCCGGCAACAGCGACCTGACCGGTCTCGGTGGCCTGCGCACCCTGCGCCGCTTGCGCTGGGTGCGTGCTCTGGCAAACTTCAGCCGCGCCTTTGGCATTACGCGTAAGAACCTGGAAGACGCCCGCATCCAATTAGAGCAGCCTGATCTGGTGCTGTACCCGGCCGTGCGCGGCATCTCGCTACTCGACCGCGCCGATGTGCACGAACTGGCGCGCCGCGGCGAAGCCGCCGTGGCCGAAGCGCTGACCCAACTCCACGCTTTGTTCGAGGACTAA